The region GGGGCAGGTAGGTGCGGGCGGCCCCTTTGCTAACCGAAGAGCGAAGGGTAGAGCCCCTCGAAGAAGAGCCTCTTCACCAGCTCCCGGCGGCTGTGGACGCCGACCTTCTCGAAGACGCCGCGCAGGTGGTTCTGGACGGTATGCTCGGAGATGAAGAGCGTGCGCGAGATCTGGCGCGTCGAGAGGCCGCGAGCGACGAGCCCGGCTATCTCCTCCTCGCGGGGCGTGAGCCCGTAGGCGGCGACGCTCATCCAGGCGACCTCCTCGGGTTTGCTCGTCTCGATGACGACCACCGTTTCGCCCGGATGCCCGCCCGCGGGCTCGGTGAGGGAGGCGTAGAGGGTCAGCCAGCGCCCGGAGCGCCCGCGGGCGCGCACGCACGGGCAGCCCGCGTCGTCGCCGCCCCCGGACACGAGCGCCCGCCTCAGGGCACAGACCACCATGCGCACCGCGGGCGGCAGCCCCTCCCAACCGCGCCAGTCGGGGCGCAGGTCTTCCAGCTCCCGGAGGAGGCGCTCGGCGGCGGGCGTGTGCCGGACCACGGAGCCCCGGCCGTCGAGGGCGAGGACGCCGGGGACCCCGGCCGCAGGCTGTCCGGCGGGGGCCCGCGCGCGCAGGGCCGCCGAGCGTAGCCCCACGGCCAGGTGCGGGGCGAGGCGCCTGAGGAACGCGGCCTCGCGCGCGGAGAAGTCCGGGGTGCCCCTGGCGCGGATCAGGTCCATCGAGCCCCACAGGTAGCCGCCCGCGGCGAAGACGGTGC is a window of Rubrobacter xylanophilus DSM 9941 DNA encoding:
- a CDS encoding helix-turn-helix transcriptional regulator; the protein is MAEERAFSELKRLCCSGLDGPELLGRVVERLQLAVPFDAYCASTADPASGLVTRSLAGEMGGAEEAALFFERLYFEYDLEQLRAMARERRAVALLSESTDGRPERSQRYRELLGPLGLAHEARTVFAAGGYLWGSMDLIRARGTPDFSAREAAFLRRLAPHLAVGLRSAALRARAPAGQPAAGVPGVLALDGRGSVVRHTPAAERLLRELEDLRPDWRGWEGLPPAVRMVVCALRRALVSGGGDDAGCPCVRARGRSGRWLTLYASLTEPAGGHPGETVVVIETSKPEEVAWMSVAAYGLTPREEEIAGLVARGLSTRQISRTLFISEHTVQNHLRGVFEKVGVHSRRELVKRLFFEGLYPSLFG